A window of the Dyadobacter pollutisoli genome harbors these coding sequences:
- a CDS encoding outer membrane beta-barrel protein, which yields MNKYFPFLLLIFCLSWLPLSAQVEWRKEPEEAHQEEVFPKWSFGLNGGYGYRLFRSGRRLNASNKNYIKNLKSGIAFGGEVSYFKWKRVGFGLKYERYQSKAGDDKDLSEDVTVQHFSGSLIHRTFLENNKSTVLASFLLGYQPYQNKTVAGAEQFTFTGKTMGWGFSVGIEHRLTNKFALNLTGSAMMGAVYRLKRETEINTEVLRLSKDNSVDLSRVSLTVGVRFL from the coding sequence ATGAATAAATATTTTCCCTTCTTGTTGCTCATTTTTTGCCTATCGTGGCTGCCGCTGAGTGCGCAGGTCGAATGGAGAAAGGAGCCGGAAGAGGCTCATCAGGAAGAGGTATTTCCCAAATGGAGCTTCGGGTTGAACGGGGGCTACGGATACCGCTTATTCAGGTCGGGAAGAAGGCTGAATGCTTCGAACAAAAACTACATTAAAAATCTGAAATCGGGTATCGCATTTGGCGGGGAAGTCTCTTATTTTAAATGGAAAAGGGTAGGGTTTGGCCTCAAATACGAACGTTACCAGAGCAAGGCAGGAGATGACAAAGATCTGAGCGAGGATGTAACCGTTCAGCATTTCAGCGGCTCATTGATCCACCGCACATTTCTCGAAAATAATAAGAGCACTGTTTTAGCGTCCTTTCTTCTTGGATATCAACCGTATCAAAATAAAACGGTGGCGGGGGCGGAGCAATTTACATTTACCGGCAAAACAATGGGCTGGGGGTTCAGTGTTGGAATTGAGCACCGTTTGACGAATAAATTTGCGCTTAACCTTACCGGCTCAGCCATGATGGGCGCGGTATACCGGCTGAAAAGAGAAACTGAAATCAATACCGAAGTTCTCCGTTTGTCAAAGGATAACAGCGTAGACCTGTCCAGGGTGTCGCTGACAGTAGGGGTGCGATTTTTATAG
- a CDS encoding vanadium-dependent haloperoxidase → MRRFLLIILFLSQFGGIASAKDELRKHLQPAVFSVTMVMIHDVVNPPAASRFYTYCMMGAYEIVAQNNKQIVAPTSFIKSIEPIKIEAATGYDYQMAALYCILETGRLILPSGYMLEEDQKKLIIALLREGHTQRTIDQAVAVAQEVAKKIAANAATDGYLKLSTRLRYRPTKGDSYWYPTPPGYMEGIEPHWKTIRPMLIDSCNQFVPKPPVEFSKDSTSEFYKLATEVYQVGKRLTEKERFIASYWDCNPFAINTSGHMSIGFKKISPGGHWMNITGIATARANLDLDKGIMVHALVAATLMDAFISCWDEKYRSNRIRPETVINRYMDPKWQPLLQTPPFPEYTSGHSVISTAVSETLTYLLGDNFTFRDDTEVIFDLPTRDFKSFRQAAEEAAISRLYGGIHYRDAIENGQVQGRAIGQFVIEKLKKEGIKPVI, encoded by the coding sequence ATGCGTAGGTTTTTACTGATTATATTGTTTTTGAGTCAATTTGGCGGCATTGCTAGTGCAAAAGACGAGCTGCGTAAGCATTTGCAGCCTGCCGTCTTTTCGGTGACAATGGTCATGATCCACGACGTCGTGAATCCGCCTGCGGCGAGCCGTTTTTATACTTATTGCATGATGGGAGCATACGAGATCGTCGCTCAGAACAACAAGCAGATCGTGGCCCCGACCTCATTTATCAAGAGCATTGAACCCATTAAAATAGAAGCTGCCACTGGTTATGATTACCAAATGGCGGCGCTTTACTGCATACTGGAAACGGGGAGACTGATACTGCCATCGGGATATATGTTGGAAGAGGATCAGAAAAAACTGATCATAGCGCTGCTGCGGGAAGGACACACGCAGAGAACCATTGACCAGGCGGTGGCTGTGGCGCAGGAAGTGGCAAAAAAAATCGCCGCAAATGCAGCCACTGACGGATACCTTAAACTCAGTACCAGGCTAAGATATCGTCCTACAAAAGGGGATAGCTACTGGTACCCGACCCCACCGGGATATATGGAAGGCATCGAGCCGCATTGGAAAACGATCCGCCCGATGCTCATCGATTCGTGTAACCAGTTTGTGCCAAAGCCTCCGGTGGAGTTTAGCAAAGATTCGACTAGTGAATTTTATAAGCTGGCGACCGAAGTGTACCAAGTTGGCAAACGACTGACAGAGAAAGAACGCTTTATAGCATCATACTGGGACTGTAACCCGTTTGCGATCAACACTTCGGGGCATATGTCGATCGGTTTTAAGAAAATCAGTCCGGGCGGGCACTGGATGAACATTACCGGGATTGCTACTGCCCGGGCGAATTTGGACCTGGACAAAGGAATAATGGTGCATGCATTGGTAGCGGCAACATTGATGGATGCGTTCATCAGTTGCTGGGACGAAAAATACCGCAGCAACCGTATCAGGCCCGAAACCGTGATCAACAGGTACATGGATCCCAAATGGCAGCCTCTTTTGCAAACGCCGCCTTTTCCTGAGTACACCAGCGGGCATAGCGTGATTTCAACCGCGGTATCGGAGACGCTGACCTACCTGCTTGGCGACAATTTTACATTCCGGGACGACACAGAAGTGATATTCGATTTGCCAACCCGGGATTTCAAATCATTCAGACAAGCAGCCGAGGAGGCGGCCATTTCGCGTTTATACGGAGGCATCCACTACCGCGACGCCATTGAAAACGGCCAGGTACAAGGCAGGGCAATCGGGCAGTTTGTGATTGAAAAGCTTAAAAAAGAAGGAATTAAGCCAGTTATTTGA
- a CDS encoding VCBS repeat-containing protein, producing the protein MTIRNRRLSLLLLLFLTFQLSVVRSQQLFKLLPAKQTGIDFSNVINEDEKQNVMSYEYFYNGGGVAIGDLNNDGFDDIFLTSNMGSNKLYLNLGAEKGKEMKFKDITSSAGKEIEGRKGGWKTGVTMADVNGDGLLDIHICYSGKVEDAKRKNQLFINQGNLKFIDQAKEYGLDNISYSTQAAFFDYDNDGDLDMMLLNHSVKKIDNMELAKFRQETDALAGNKLFENQKNHFVEVTQKSGIHQYPLTFGLGMAIADVNLDGWQDIYVTNDYNEPDYLYINNKNGTFTDVTKQYFRHLAQFSMGIDIADFNNDGLPDVMSLDMLPEDNQRQKLLQLQENYESFELMTSQDLHKQYMRNMLQLNNGDGTFSEIAQFAGVSNTDWSWSPLFADFDNDGYKDLFVSNGYLRDYTNKDFLKYWGDYKVRRAVDKEPVQLMDLIKAMPSTKLASYIFRNNQDLTFTKMQDVWGMQEPSISSGAVYADLDNDGDLDLVVSNINDPAFVYQNMGREQNGGSWLQLKLKEKSVNRNSVGAKISVFNKGKLQYQELNPNRGYLSCMPLRLHFGLGKETVADSVQVVWPDGTEETLRQVKANQLLTIEKKDKKQAEKNTMSFEMNPVFKKQQSVIAYRHEGFNENDFKRQPLMLSMYSQTGPIVAKGDVNKDGLDDIFVSGDQNKKAEIWLQKNNGTFAEMPDFAVGDESISAATAAVFFDANGDGFDDLYIGKGGYSMFEPNTVSLQDEIYLNDGKGKLNLSVLSTPNLKASSKSCVRPFDFDKDGDADLFVGGRIIPGRYPEAPVSYLLINDGKGIFSVKESPFFKVGMVTDAQWADLNGDGSVELVICGEMMPIKVFSYNGKDFEDQTAKYFKNEESGMWASLKIEDLDGDGKPDLLAGNLGLNSQIKASKEQPAELYFADFDKNGSIDPFFCFYVQGKSYPFVSRDELNDQIYPMRKKFPYYKDYANASIKEMFSPEDLSKAAKLEMNETRTVCFLNKGGQFERNVLPVQAQFAPVTNILVQDFNHDGKKDLLLLGNKADNRLKLGSMDANYGCLLTGDGKGGFKYMDQPISGLSVSGDVKSAVDVTINKERVIVIGAFNESLQFYENKEN; encoded by the coding sequence ATGACTATCCGGAACCGCCGCCTTTCTTTACTATTGCTCCTTTTTCTGACATTTCAGCTGTCCGTTGTCAGAAGCCAGCAGCTTTTTAAGTTGCTTCCTGCCAAACAAACCGGCATTGATTTCAGTAATGTCATCAATGAGGACGAAAAGCAGAATGTGATGTCCTACGAATATTTTTACAATGGCGGAGGTGTTGCGATAGGCGATCTCAACAATGATGGTTTCGATGATATTTTCCTGACCTCGAATATGGGTTCCAATAAGCTGTACCTGAACCTTGGGGCGGAAAAAGGAAAGGAGATGAAATTCAAAGACATTACCAGCTCAGCCGGAAAGGAAATTGAAGGCAGAAAAGGAGGGTGGAAAACCGGGGTGACCATGGCCGACGTGAATGGCGACGGGCTGCTCGATATCCACATTTGCTACTCAGGCAAAGTCGAGGACGCAAAACGTAAGAATCAACTGTTCATCAATCAGGGTAATCTCAAATTTATAGACCAGGCTAAGGAATACGGGCTGGACAATATCAGTTACAGCACCCAGGCGGCTTTTTTTGACTACGACAATGACGGTGATCTGGATATGATGCTGCTCAACCATAGTGTCAAGAAAATCGACAATATGGAACTGGCCAAGTTCAGGCAGGAAACGGATGCGCTGGCAGGAAACAAACTATTTGAAAATCAGAAAAATCATTTTGTAGAAGTAACCCAAAAGTCCGGTATTCATCAGTATCCGCTCACATTCGGGTTGGGAATGGCCATTGCCGATGTGAATCTGGACGGCTGGCAAGATATATATGTTACAAACGACTACAACGAGCCCGATTACCTTTACATCAACAACAAAAACGGGACATTCACGGATGTTACCAAACAATATTTCCGGCACCTCGCCCAGTTTTCAATGGGTATCGACATTGCCGATTTCAATAACGACGGACTTCCCGATGTCATGTCGCTCGACATGCTTCCGGAGGATAACCAGCGTCAGAAATTATTGCAACTTCAGGAAAACTATGAGTCGTTTGAACTCATGACGAGCCAGGACCTGCACAAGCAATACATGCGGAACATGCTGCAGTTGAACAATGGCGACGGTACATTCAGCGAGATCGCGCAGTTCGCCGGCGTTTCCAACACGGATTGGAGTTGGAGCCCGCTTTTTGCAGATTTTGACAACGACGGTTATAAAGACCTCTTCGTGTCCAATGGGTATCTGAGGGATTATACTAACAAGGATTTTCTCAAATACTGGGGCGACTACAAGGTCAGGAGAGCAGTGGACAAGGAACCCGTGCAGCTGATGGACCTGATCAAAGCCATGCCTTCTACCAAGCTGGCTAGCTATATTTTCCGCAATAATCAGGATCTTACTTTTACCAAAATGCAGGACGTATGGGGTATGCAGGAGCCATCCATTTCCAGCGGTGCCGTTTATGCCGACCTTGACAATGATGGGGACCTGGACCTGGTGGTGAGCAATATCAATGACCCCGCATTTGTGTACCAAAACATGGGCCGAGAGCAAAACGGCGGCTCGTGGCTGCAACTCAAACTAAAAGAAAAGTCGGTTAACCGGAACAGCGTCGGGGCCAAAATTTCGGTTTTTAACAAAGGTAAATTACAATATCAGGAATTGAACCCTAACCGGGGATACCTGTCCTGCATGCCGCTGAGGCTGCATTTTGGCCTGGGAAAGGAAACGGTAGCAGATTCTGTACAAGTGGTATGGCCGGATGGTACCGAGGAAACGCTACGGCAGGTAAAAGCCAATCAATTGCTGACCATTGAAAAAAAGGATAAAAAGCAGGCAGAGAAAAACACGATGTCTTTTGAAATGAATCCTGTTTTTAAAAAGCAACAAAGTGTTATTGCGTACCGGCACGAGGGTTTTAATGAAAATGATTTTAAAAGACAGCCGCTCATGTTGTCGATGTACTCGCAGACCGGCCCGATCGTAGCGAAGGGTGATGTGAACAAAGATGGGCTGGACGATATTTTTGTAAGCGGGGACCAAAACAAGAAGGCGGAGATCTGGTTGCAAAAAAATAATGGCACATTCGCTGAAATGCCTGATTTTGCGGTAGGGGATGAAAGTATTTCCGCGGCGACAGCTGCTGTCTTCTTTGATGCAAATGGCGATGGTTTCGACGATCTCTACATCGGTAAAGGAGGTTATTCGATGTTTGAACCCAATACTGTTTCATTGCAGGACGAAATTTATCTGAATGACGGAAAAGGAAAGCTGAACCTGTCGGTACTCTCCACGCCTAATTTAAAAGCGAGCAGCAAGTCCTGTGTACGTCCATTTGATTTTGACAAAGACGGTGATGCGGACCTCTTCGTGGGAGGGCGCATTATCCCTGGCCGCTATCCCGAAGCACCGGTTTCGTATCTGCTTATTAATGACGGAAAAGGCATTTTTTCGGTAAAGGAATCACCGTTTTTCAAAGTGGGAATGGTGACCGACGCACAATGGGCGGATCTCAATGGTGATGGCAGCGTGGAGCTGGTGATCTGTGGAGAAATGATGCCGATCAAGGTCTTTTCTTACAATGGAAAGGATTTTGAAGATCAAACTGCGAAATATTTCAAAAATGAAGAGAGCGGAATGTGGGCCTCATTGAAAATAGAAGACCTGGACGGCGACGGAAAACCCGACCTGCTAGCGGGAAATCTGGGACTTAACTCGCAGATCAAGGCTTCAAAAGAACAGCCTGCGGAATTGTACTTCGCGGATTTTGACAAAAATGGCTCCATTGACCCGTTTTTCTGCTTTTATGTGCAAGGGAAATCGTACCCATTCGTAAGCCGCGACGAGCTGAATGATCAGATTTATCCAATGCGTAAGAAATTTCCTTACTACAAAGACTACGCAAATGCATCGATCAAGGAAATGTTTTCACCCGAGGATCTTAGCAAGGCAGCCAAACTGGAAATGAATGAGACCCGTACGGTCTGCTTTTTGAACAAAGGAGGTCAGTTTGAAAGGAATGTTTTGCCTGTGCAGGCGCAGTTTGCGCCAGTTACTAACATACTTGTCCAGGATTTTAATCATGATGGTAAAAAGGATCTGCTGCTGTTGGGAAATAAGGCGGATAACCGTTTGAAACTGGGAAGTATGGATGCGAACTACGGATGCCTGCTGACCGGCGACGGAAAAGGCGGGTTCAAATATATGGACCAGCCGATATCAGGTTTATCGGTGTCGGGCGACGTGAAATCGGCAGTCGATGTGACCATTAACAAGGAGCGGGTTATAGTGATCGGGGCGTTTAATGAGTCGCTTCAGTTTTATGAAAACAAAGAAAATTAA
- a CDS encoding SusD/RagB family nutrient-binding outer membrane lipoprotein, whose translation MKKIIIALVSVIAFAACTDNFIETNQNPNQISDEVLKQDFNLVGSPFSNMIFNLNGHQIEEDLCSDNWMGYMGTPTDFVGNVNNTTYYIRWNTYWNRVYGSVMSPSKQVIQLAKDNNLPMFATWAKLIRVFAVSKLTGVHGPVIYSQYGSSANSIPYDKESDLYPLFFKQLDSIQTDFNANKEYSGYKKFDPSLYGGSIPRWQKVVNSLRLRLAMRLSKVDPAMAKAEGEKALADPAGLITTNADNFVNSLNGNKIPVAQICYEWDDTRMGAVMESFLVGLKDGRISKYFAPMTNAALYADHPTMPYKGVRNGAYIKAKADHVPFSKVSEDFQTVQTRRNFTAAEVAFLKAEAGLRGWAGAGDPKTNYEEGIKLSFADWGAGGVDAYLADATSKPISYVDPIDARNNFTTASTITVAWNNADSDELKLEKIITQKYLNTFTNTQEAWVDFRRTGYPKIPHVAKNDSNGDWGAIPATEWIKRMPFVNAERTGNTAAVADAVTKMGAGAKDDIATRLWWDTGKVANF comes from the coding sequence ATGAAAAAAATAATTATAGCACTGGTATCCGTGATTGCGTTCGCGGCGTGTACCGATAATTTTATAGAGACAAACCAGAACCCGAATCAAATTTCGGATGAAGTACTTAAACAAGATTTTAATCTTGTAGGCTCTCCATTTTCCAACATGATCTTCAACTTGAACGGTCACCAGATCGAAGAGGATCTATGTTCCGACAACTGGATGGGCTATATGGGCACGCCGACGGACTTCGTGGGGAATGTGAACAATACGACTTACTATATCCGATGGAATACCTACTGGAACCGGGTATATGGCAGCGTGATGTCGCCTTCGAAGCAGGTAATTCAGCTGGCAAAAGACAACAATTTGCCAATGTTTGCGACCTGGGCTAAATTGATCCGTGTTTTCGCTGTGTCCAAATTGACGGGTGTACACGGGCCGGTAATTTATTCCCAATACGGTTCTTCCGCTAATTCAATTCCGTACGACAAGGAGTCGGATCTGTATCCGCTTTTCTTTAAGCAGCTGGATTCTATCCAGACTGACTTTAACGCCAACAAAGAGTATTCGGGGTACAAAAAATTCGACCCATCTCTTTATGGAGGCAGCATTCCTCGGTGGCAGAAAGTAGTAAACTCGCTACGCCTGAGATTGGCTATGCGCCTTTCAAAGGTGGATCCGGCAATGGCTAAGGCCGAGGGGGAAAAAGCCCTGGCCGATCCTGCCGGCCTAATAACCACCAATGCTGATAATTTTGTCAACTCATTGAATGGTAACAAGATACCAGTTGCTCAGATCTGTTACGAATGGGATGATACCCGTATGGGAGCTGTAATGGAATCGTTTTTGGTCGGCTTAAAAGATGGCCGCATATCCAAATATTTTGCTCCAATGACTAATGCTGCATTGTACGCTGATCACCCGACGATGCCATACAAAGGCGTTCGGAATGGTGCTTACATTAAAGCAAAAGCGGATCATGTGCCTTTCTCAAAAGTGAGCGAAGATTTCCAGACAGTGCAGACCAGAAGAAACTTCACGGCAGCGGAAGTGGCCTTCCTTAAAGCAGAGGCCGGACTTAGAGGCTGGGCTGGTGCGGGCGACCCCAAAACCAACTACGAAGAAGGTATCAAACTCTCCTTCGCCGATTGGGGTGCGGGTGGCGTAGATGCCTATCTTGCCGACGCTACGAGCAAGCCAATCAGTTATGTAGACCCGATCGACGCCCGTAACAATTTCACTACTGCCTCCACCATTACAGTGGCATGGAACAACGCAGATTCTGACGAGCTGAAGCTGGAAAAGATCATTACTCAGAAATACCTGAACACCTTCACCAATACGCAGGAGGCATGGGTCGATTTCAGGCGCACTGGCTATCCTAAAATACCACATGTGGCCAAAAATGACAGTAATGGCGACTGGGGCGCTATTCCGGCAACAGAGTGGATCAAAAGGATGCCATTTGTAAATGCCGAGAGAACCGGTAACACTGCCGCCGTTGCAGATGCTGTGACAAAAATGGGTGCTGGCGCGAAAGACGATATCGCTACCCGCCTATGGTGGGATACGGGTAAAGTTGCAAACTTTTAA
- a CDS encoding SusC/RagA family TonB-linked outer membrane protein yields MKEKLLRALGKGMIPLVLVLLLTSLSVFAQDRTVTGKVTDEKDQGLPGVSVTVKGSTRGTNADAEGNYSLTAVKDGDVLVFSSIGYLKQELSVGSRSSLDVKMVPDAANLEEVVVTALGIQRDKKALTYATQQIGGKELRQAANTNFVDALNGKAAGIDIKVSSSGAGGSTRAVLRGNKSLQGSSEALYVIDGIPMVNNKGAQPGSYGGTDGGDGLSAINPADIESISILRGANASILYGSQGANGVILITTKKGKEGKLSVDFNSSAVLEKVSGLPKFQYRYGTVGGDYSWTPVGTPEVKSDNYQKDYIEDFFRTGTTFTNSVGITGGNAKTSVYFSYANISSNGVMPTNTYRKNNFSFRQSTKMLNDKMTISSGVILSSEVSKNRPGAGYYNNPLTGLYLFARDRDFNNYKDNYAVFNEARNMDKMNWYSTEEKQNNPYWELNKDPKLQSYKRLIANVKLSYDIVENLRFDVRANIDYNNVLDDKRYAAGGNSVSVSPNGTWAYAKYTDQSIYTDGILTYNKSLGDFSLTALAGLSYQKNKYFDGMTVNNGTVSLQYPNVFTFANMPYNVIFNNHPDYSNTIKQGAFANLSLGYKDFLFLDLAGRNDWASTLALTGNQSYFYPSIGGSAVISQMLDLPKAISLLKVRASFSQTANEVPYNRVLPLSTIGGAGGPSGIGGINRPTQVPFTNLKPEKIVANEYGLESKFFHNKLGLDFTYYSGASTNQFLSLAAPSGSGYTTYYVNAGRIENSGFELTLTAEPFRTDHFSWTTAINASQNKNKIVELIASNPNYQVGGDNEGFASIIKAGGSFNDVYIYKFARNDAGQIILDKNGVPTKAATQTIVGNVNPKLLLGWTNNLTYRNFFASVLVNGKFGGVAFSKTEAFLDSYGVSERSAEARDAGSVPINAVTPEGAAVTSIAPYTYYSAIGDRNKIMEPYVYSRTNVRLGQFVIGYNFKSKGTNPVFKDASISFVGRNLFFFYKKAPFDPEQAMSTNNSMTSTDVFGLPSTRSYGLNLKFSF; encoded by the coding sequence ATGAAAGAAAAGCTACTTAGAGCCTTAGGGAAGGGAATGATCCCGCTCGTGCTTGTTTTGCTTTTAACCTCCTTATCAGTCTTCGCCCAGGACAGAACAGTGACCGGTAAAGTGACGGACGAAAAAGACCAGGGTCTGCCTGGTGTTTCAGTGACGGTGAAAGGTTCCACAAGAGGAACCAATGCGGATGCAGAAGGTAATTACTCACTAACTGCTGTAAAGGACGGGGATGTCCTTGTGTTTAGTTCTATTGGTTATCTAAAGCAAGAGCTAAGTGTGGGTAGTCGCAGCTCGTTGGATGTGAAAATGGTGCCGGATGCGGCCAATCTTGAAGAAGTTGTCGTAACAGCTTTGGGTATCCAGAGAGACAAGAAAGCCCTAACTTATGCAACGCAGCAAATCGGAGGGAAGGAATTGCGGCAAGCTGCCAATACCAACTTTGTTGATGCCTTAAATGGTAAGGCCGCTGGTATTGATATAAAAGTGAGTAGCTCAGGTGCAGGCGGTTCCACCAGGGCAGTCCTTAGGGGTAATAAATCGTTGCAGGGATCAAGTGAGGCTCTTTACGTAATCGACGGTATTCCCATGGTCAATAACAAAGGTGCGCAACCAGGTTCTTATGGTGGAACAGATGGTGGTGACGGTCTTTCTGCTATTAACCCTGCTGATATCGAAAGTATCAGCATATTGAGGGGGGCAAATGCTTCTATACTTTATGGTAGCCAAGGTGCCAATGGTGTCATCTTAATCACAACTAAAAAAGGCAAGGAAGGCAAATTGTCTGTTGATTTCAATTCCAGTGCAGTCCTGGAAAAAGTATCCGGTCTTCCTAAATTTCAGTATCGTTATGGAACTGTGGGTGGTGATTATAGCTGGACGCCAGTAGGAACTCCAGAGGTTAAATCGGACAATTATCAGAAGGATTATATCGAGGACTTCTTTCGGACTGGTACCACCTTTACCAACTCGGTGGGAATCACTGGCGGGAATGCTAAGACGAGCGTATATTTCTCTTACGCGAATATTTCTTCCAACGGTGTCATGCCAACTAATACCTACCGGAAAAATAACTTTTCGTTCAGACAAAGCACCAAAATGCTGAATGACAAGATGACGATCAGCTCTGGTGTGATCCTATCTTCTGAAGTATCCAAAAACCGCCCGGGTGCAGGTTATTATAACAACCCGCTGACGGGTCTGTATTTATTCGCCAGAGACCGCGACTTCAACAACTATAAAGATAACTACGCGGTATTCAACGAGGCCAGGAATATGGATAAGATGAACTGGTATTCGACAGAAGAAAAGCAGAACAATCCTTACTGGGAACTTAACAAGGATCCAAAATTGCAGTCTTACAAAAGGCTTATTGCCAATGTGAAACTTTCGTATGATATCGTTGAGAATCTCAGATTTGACGTAAGAGCCAACATCGATTACAATAATGTTTTGGATGATAAGCGCTACGCAGCGGGTGGTAACTCTGTAAGTGTCAGCCCGAACGGTACATGGGCCTACGCAAAATACACAGATCAGTCCATATACACGGATGGTATCCTTACCTATAACAAGAGCCTGGGCGATTTCAGTTTAACTGCGCTGGCTGGTCTTAGTTATCAGAAAAACAAATACTTCGATGGAATGACCGTGAACAATGGTACGGTATCGTTGCAGTATCCCAACGTATTTACGTTTGCGAATATGCCTTACAACGTAATTTTCAATAATCATCCGGATTATAGCAATACCATAAAGCAAGGTGCTTTTGCCAACTTATCTCTTGGTTATAAGGACTTCCTGTTTCTGGATCTCGCAGGACGTAATGACTGGGCGTCCACCTTGGCTCTTACCGGTAATCAGTCCTACTTTTACCCATCTATTGGAGGGTCTGCCGTGATTAGCCAGATGCTTGATTTGCCCAAGGCCATATCGTTATTGAAAGTGAGGGCTTCGTTTTCGCAAACAGCAAACGAAGTACCTTATAACCGGGTGCTTCCCTTGAGTACTATCGGCGGTGCTGGTGGTCCATCCGGTATAGGTGGTATCAACAGACCCACGCAGGTGCCCTTTACAAACTTGAAACCTGAAAAAATTGTAGCCAACGAGTACGGTCTGGAATCCAAGTTCTTTCACAACAAGTTAGGGCTTGACTTTACCTATTACAGCGGCGCCAGCACCAATCAGTTCCTTTCACTGGCAGCACCTTCGGGTTCGGGATATACAACTTACTATGTCAATGCGGGAAGGATCGAAAACAGTGGGTTTGAGCTAACTCTTACTGCAGAACCATTCCGTACAGATCATTTCAGCTGGACTACTGCGATCAATGCCTCACAGAACAAAAACAAGATAGTAGAATTGATCGCGTCAAATCCTAACTATCAGGTAGGTGGCGACAATGAGGGTTTTGCGTCGATCATCAAAGCAGGCGGGTCTTTCAATGATGTCTACATTTACAAATTCGCCCGCAATGACGCTGGACAAATTATTTTGGATAAAAATGGTGTCCCAACCAAGGCGGCGACACAAACAATTGTAGGTAACGTAAATCCTAAGCTTTTGCTGGGATGGACCAACAATCTGACTTACCGTAACTTCTTCGCCAGCGTCCTGGTTAATGGTAAATTCGGTGGCGTTGCGTTTTCAAAGACAGAGGCATTCCTAGATTCTTATGGTGTGAGTGAAAGGTCTGCGGAGGCAAGAGATGCAGGATCAGTTCCCATAAACGCGGTTACGCCCGAAGGCGCAGCGGTTACTTCCATTGCTCCGTATACCTATTATTCTGCCATCGGCGACAGAAATAAGATCATGGAACCTTATGTGTACTCAAGAACAAACGTCAGGTTAGGACAGTTTGTGATAGGCTACAATTTCAAGAGCAAAGGCACAAACCCGGTATTTAAGGACGCCTCAATCTCTTTCGTAGGAAGGAACTTATTCTTCTTCTATAAAAAAGCACCTTTCGATCCTGAGCAAGCTATGAGCACCAACAACTCTATGACGTCCACTGACGTGTTTGGTTTGCCATCTACAAGATCTTATGGGCTGAACCTGAAGTTTTCATTCTAA
- a CDS encoding carboxypeptidase-like regulatory domain-containing protein — MRKTLRLMLLTLVQVAFFICTAEAQDRQITGKVTDENGSGLPGANILIKGTTRGTNTDAEGAFSLYKTFNH, encoded by the coding sequence ATGAGAAAAACTTTACGGTTAATGCTACTTACACTGGTGCAAGTAGCATTTTTCATTTGCACAGCAGAGGCCCAGGACCGGCAGATTACCGGTAAGGTCACTGATGAAAATGGCTCGGGATTGCCAGGTGCCAACATCCTGATTAAAGGTACGACGCGCGGAACAAACACAGATGCTGAAGGTGCTTTCAGTTTATATAAGACGTTTAATCACTGA
- a CDS encoding DUF1761 domain-containing protein, translated as MRKQSVNLWAVLVCVVIGQVIPALWYSAFSEKWMALNGFTMEQIKAATSPVPYLASIVSASFMAYTMAWVFTKIPVKSLLVGFLTGLLFGVVFVLFETIVKDMFSMRPLLLSLIDGGVSVLVYAITGAILGIWRKYE; from the coding sequence ATGAGAAAACAATCTGTCAATCTTTGGGCCGTGCTTGTATGTGTGGTGATTGGGCAAGTAATACCAGCCTTGTGGTATAGTGCTTTTTCAGAAAAATGGATGGCTTTAAATGGCTTCACAATGGAGCAGATCAAAGCCGCTACCAGTCCGGTACCCTACCTGGCCAGCATTGTTTCCGCTTCCTTCATGGCCTACACGATGGCGTGGGTCTTTACCAAAATCCCTGTTAAATCTTTACTCGTCGGTTTTCTAACCGGCCTGCTCTTTGGTGTGGTGTTCGTTTTGTTTGAAACCATCGTCAAAGATATGTTCTCCATGCGGCCGCTACTGCTCTCGCTGATCGACGGAGGTGTGAGTGTGCTCGTGTACGCAATTACCGGCGCGATCCTCGGAATATGGCGTAAATACGAATAA